Proteins encoded together in one Balearica regulorum gibbericeps isolate bBalReg1 chromosome 3, bBalReg1.pri, whole genome shotgun sequence window:
- the OLIG3 gene encoding LOW QUALITY PROTEIN: oligodendrocyte transcription factor 3 (The sequence of the model RefSeq protein was modified relative to this genomic sequence to represent the inferred CDS: deleted 1 base in 1 codon) yields MNSDSSSVSSRASSPDMDEMYLRDHHHHHHHHHHQDSRLNSVSSTQNDLVQKMSGEGLSRNGSKAGGESSKYKIKKQLSEQDLQQLRLKINGRERKRMHDLNLAMDGLREVMPYAHGPSVRKLSKIATLLLARNYILMLTSSLEEMKRLVGEIYGGHHSAFHCGTVGHSAGHPPHAAGTVHQVHPILGSALSSANTSSSLSASLPAIGTIRPPHSLLKTPSTPPALQLGSGFQHWAGLPCPCTICQMPPPPHLSALTASNMARISGETKDLLK; encoded by the exons ATGAATTCTGACTCCAGCTCTGTCTCCAGCAGAGCTTCCTCGCCAGACATGGATGAGATGTACCTGAGagatcaccaccaccaccaccaccatcaccaccaccaggACAGCCGGCTCAACTCCGTCTCCTCCACCCAGAACGACCTGGTGCAGAAGATGTCCGGGGAAGGCCTCTCCAGGAACGGCTCCAAGGCTGGAGGGGAAAGCAGCAAGTACAAAATCAAGAAGCAGCTCTCGGAGCAGGACCTGCAGCAGCTGCGGCTGAAGATCAACGGCCGGGAGCGTAAGAGGATGCATGACCTCAACCTCGCCATGGACGGACTGCGGGAGGTGATGCCCTATGCCCACGGACCTTCCGTGAGAAAACTCTCCAAAATCGCCACCCTCCTGCTAGCCAGAAACTATATCCTGATGCTCACCAGTTCCCTGGAGGAGATGAAGAGGCTGGTGGGGGAAATCTACGGGGGGCACCACTCGGCCTTTCACTGCGGCACGGTGGGACACTCCGCCGGCCACCCGCCCCACGCCGCCGGCACCGTGCACCAGGTGCACCCCATCCTCGGCAGTGCCTTGTCCTCCGCcaacacctcctcctccctctccgCCTCCTTGCCGGCCATCGGCACCATCCGGCCCCCCCACTCTCTGCTCAAGACCCCCTCgaccccccccgccctgcaGCTCGGCAGCGGCTTCCAGCACTGGGCGGGCTTGCCGTGCCCCTGCACCATCTGCCAGatg ccccccccgccccacctcTCGGCCCTCACCGCCTCCAACATGGCCAGGATCTCGGGAGAGACCAAGGACCTGCTGAAGTGA